The stretch of DNA TCCGATTTTAATTTTTCCATCCACGATGGCAATTGTCGCTGGAACTGCTCCATTATCGCGGATAATTTGTTCCACTTCGCGTGCTGTTTGAACGTTTTGTGGATAAGGCATACCGTGAGAAATAATCGTAGATTCTAAGGCAACAATTGGCTGTCCTTGTTCTTTTGCAATACGTACTTCTTCTGATAATTCAATATATTGATTCATAATAATTCCTCCATGTCTTTTTGTAATTGAACTGCGGATAATTCTTGCCGGACTGTATAAGGAGATTGCAATGTTTTTGAAGCATTCATACTTCCAGCCTTGGCAATTTCGTTTAGTGTCTTACCCTCTAACCATGAGTAAATAACGGCGGAGGAAAACGCATCTCCCGCTCCCGTTACATCCACAACTTCTTTAACTTCAATAGAAGGAACATGAAAGATTCCCTCTTCCTTATTCCCAACCATTGAGCCTTTTTTTCCATTGGTTATCACCACATTAGAAATCCCTAATGAAAGCCATTTATCAATCGCATTTTTCCATTCCTCTTCATTTCCGATTGCTATATTAAAGTAAGTTTCAGATTCATCTCGGTTGGTGATGAGCCAGGTAACACCATCTAAATCATCGGGTAATCGACTCATCTTTGGTGATGAAACGGGTATGAGAACAATCGGTAAATGATGATTTTTAGCGAATTGACACAAGAATTGGATGGTTTCTTTTGGACAGTTTAAATCGACGATAATACATTTTGATCGGCTTAAAAGTGAATCATTTTTTAAAAGTAAGTCAGGTGTGATTGCCTCATACACTTCCATATCCGCTAACGCGATAATTAATTCTCCGTTAACATCTAATACAGCCGTATAGGAACCTGTTGATTTTTCAGGAAATTGGGTCACCGTATCCAAGTTCATGTAAAGAGAGGATGATTCTGCAATGAATGACCAATCGCTATCAAGCCCGCTTGTGGATATTAGTGACACTTCCATCCCAAGCCTCCCAAGGTTTTCGGCAATATTTCGCGCCACCCCGCCTGCATTTTGAGTGGTGTATATGGGATTAGAAGTTCCTAACTGAGCTTTCTCTTTAACATGAAATTTACGGTCTATATTTGCCCCGCCGATACAAATAACAGGTTGAGTTTCACTTAAAATATAAGCCCTGCCTAATATATTTCCCTTTTTAATTAAACCGGAAATCAAATTTGCGATAGAAGGACGAGATAATCCTAATATTTCCGCGAGCTCTTGTTGAGAAACGTAAGGATTCTTACGTATTAAATCCAAAATTATTTGTTCTTTTTCATTCATTTTTTCAGGCATAAAATCACGCACCCATTACACTGATTTTCACTACTTATTGTGGATTAAAGGTGTTCAATTCTTCCCTTGTTTCAGGAACTTTTACCGTACCTGATTTAATCTTTTCAACCCATTCATTAACGGATGCATCAATCTCTGCTTTGTTTGCGGCATTTGCATTAATAGCTGCTAAGCCAACACCGTCTTCTGCTAAACCGAATAATGCCACTTCACCACCAGGGAAATTACCCTCTTTTGTTTTAGTCGCAAGATTCTTTACCGCTACATCCACTCGTTTTAATGCTGAAGTAAGAACAACATCTGGCCCCATGTCAGCTTGGTCACGGTCTACACCAATCACCCAAAAATCTTTGTCAGGATCGTTCGTCTTTCTATCATTGGCTTCCTTGAATATACCGACACCCGTTGCACCTGATGCGTGGAAGAGGACGTCTGCTCCTGAAGAATACATTTTCGAAGCGATTGCTTGTCCAACTTCAGCCTTGTCAAATGCCCCTGCATATTGAACATCCACTTTCACCTCTGGTTTAGCCGCTTTCACACCAGCTATGAAACCAAGTTCGAACCGTTCAACAACCGGAATTTCCATACCGCCAATAAAACCAATATGGTTAGACTTTGTTGTTTTCGCCGCTGCTATACCAGCAAGGAATCCTGCTTCCTGTTCTTTGAAGAGAATACTTGCAACGTTTGGCAGTTTTACTTCAGCATCAACGATAGCAAATTTAGCATCTTTTTGTTGATTGGCAATCTCCTCAACGGCTGCAGGCATTAAGAATCCAATCGCGTATACTAAGTCAAATCCTTCCCTTACGAGCCTATTTAAGTTTGTTGTATAATCGGCATCCGAATTGGATTGAAGGTAGTCATAGCCATCTTTACCTTTTTGCAAGCCATTTTCATTGCCGAAATTCTCAAGACCTTCCCATGAAGACTGGTTAAATGATTTGTCATCAACACCACCGATATCAGTTACCATTGCTACAGAGAAATTATTTTTACTATCTGCACCTTTGGCTGTACTCTCATCACTTTTCCCACAAGCTCCTAATAGTGTACCTGCTGCAAGAACAAGTGCCAGTCCCATTCCAACATTACGTTTCTTCAAAATAAGTTCCCCCTTATGATGTCGTGATATAAACTTTTGTTTAAAATTAAAACTTATGTTTATATATTACCTCTATTTTGAGATGTGGTCAACTCATTTTGTTTAAATCGTACATCTTTTAAAAGAATGTAAAAAAATAACGACATGTTAGCACCACCTGAGGTACTGTAGTGATGCCTGATAAAATTTTTTTCTAGGTCAGTATGGAGGCTAATTTTCCTTTTTTACTATATAATTGGTTCTAAAATATTTATGAGTCTTTATACACATAATAAGAGGAGCTTTTTTTATGAATCAGGAATTTCTATATATTATTATCATCATTGCCTTCGGGTATCTATTAAAGAAGTTAAATATATTACAAGAAAAAGACGGAGAAGTGATTTCAAAAATTATTTTTAAAATCACGCTTCCCGCCTTAGTTCTTGTAACCTTCGATTCAGTAAAAATAGAAACATCTCTAATATTGTTACCCGTAATTGTCCTTGTTTATGGAATCATTACCGCATTGCTAGGCTTATTCTTTTTTAAAAATGAAGAAAGAGAGCTTAAGGGCTCTCTTCTCATGCTTTCTTCCGGATTTAATGTTGGCTTATTCGCATTTCCATTAGTTTATGCCATTTGGGGCATAGAGGGGTTAACCTATTTCAGTATGTTCGATGTGGGAGCATCGTTTGTTGTCTTTGGAATTTCTTTTATTTTAGGGAGTTATTTTTCAGCAGAAGGTCTTACTCTTAATCCATTGGAAATTCTAAAAAAACTGTGCAAGTCTATTCCGTTAATGACTTACATTATTGCTAGTATTTTGAATTTTAGCCACATCCAATTACCAGATACGATTATTAATGTTGCCAGTACAATCTCAGGAGCAAATATACCATTATCATTGTTATTATTAGGACTCTTCTTAAATTTTAAGTTTGACAAACAATTCATTAAGCCGATGTTGAAATTTTTAACTTTCCGGTATGGTTTAGGTCTTACCGTTGGTTTAGTCTTATACTTTATCCTTCCATACGATATCATGCTTCGATCTACCATTCTGATAGGATTGTTACTTCCTGTTGCAGCATCAGCCTTAACATTTGCAGTTGAATTTAGATATAGCAGCACCAGTACCCGTTTCATTGCTACTATGTCAAATATTACGATATTAGTTAGTATTGTTATTTTATATATTTTTGCGAATTTTATCCTGTAAACCTTTTTATTGACTTTCTTAATAAATCGGTTTAATATAACAAAAGTAAATTGAATCATAAAAAAATCATTTGTTCGTGGACTTTTCTAGAGATCATTCTCTATTTTCGCCACACAGCTAAATCTAGAGCTGTGTGGCTTTTTTATGTTCTAATGATGAAAGGGGTAGAAAAAAATGAAAACTTGGCATTACGCACTACTTGTTTTATTAGGGGGATGCTGTTACGGAGCATTATCAACTTTTGTAAAACTAGCTTATTCTGCTGGTTTTACCAGCGCTGAGGTAACAGGAAGTCAATTCTTAATGGGGACTCTATTAATCTGGTTAGTAGCGCTATTTTCGAAAAAGAAAAAACTTACAATGCCGAAAATAGGTAAATTACTTATTTCCGGTATCCCACTTGGTTTAACAAGTCTATTTTATTACCAATCATTGCAATCACTTAACGCTTCACTTGCCATCATCTTTCTTTTTCAATTTGTTTGGATTGGCAGCTTATTTGAATGGTTTTTTTATAAAAAGAAACCAACGATGGGGAAACTTATTTCCATAGGCATTTTGGTTATTGGTTCCATTTTCGCCTCAGGAATTATTGCAGAAGGCAGTGGGGAAATGTCATGGCAGGGAACGCTTTGGGGAATGCTTTCTGCGATCACCTATACCACTTTTATCTTTGTTAGCAGTAGTGTGGAAAAAGATACACCTGTTGTTCAAAAAAGTGCTTTATTTACTACTGGGGGTATGATTACAGTTTTCATTCTAAGCCCACCAACACAGTTGCTCCATTTACCAGTCTTAATGGAAATTGCACCGTACGGTTTTTATCTTGGATTATTAGGGGTAGTCTTACCGCCACTTTTATTTACAATCGGTATGCCTTATGTTGGACCAGGTCTTGGGACTATCTTGACGTCCTCGGAACTTCCTATAGCGGTTATATTATCGTCCCTAGTCTTATCCGAACAGGTTAGTGCTTCACAATGGCTCGGGGTGATATTAATATTGGGTGGAATTGTAGTAGGAAATTTGAAAATATCTAAAAAGAAAATGAAGAAGTATGCAGTTTTGGAAAAGGAATCAACCACTTAAGAATTAATTGCCAGGCACCTTCAAGGAAAATGAGGGTGCCTGGCACTTTTTGGTGGTAAGGTTCTCACTATCGCACCAGAAACAGACGTTCAAGTTCCTCTTTCTCGTACTCCGAAAGGATCTTCTCTGCCAACGGAAATAGCACTTTTTCTTCTTTAGCGAAGTGCTGTGTTAAGGTAGCATAAGCTTGGACAGCGTATACTGTAATCCATTGCGCAGCGTTTTCATCCATGGAGTTTCCTGCCTGTTCAGCTTCAGTTAAAAAATCTTGCAGATGCTGCTCCGCCTTCTCATGTTCTTGTTCCATTACTTCGATTGTTTTGTCATTCTCATTAAGGCGGCGAGCCATCATTGGGAACAACCCTTCATCCTCACGTTTGGAATGTGCATTTAGCTCAATCGCGAAAGCTGATACCCGTTCATGCAATTTCGCAAACAATTGAACGACAGCAAGACCCGATTCAAATTCAATTTCTTCAGTGATTTCATAGAAATGATCCATGTCTTTCCTAAGCGACACATGCTCGTCCATTAATTGTTGTAAGGGAGCACATAATACAATGTTTGAAGATTCTATTGTCAAATCTCTCGTCTCCTTCTCTCCTATATACCAAACATCCATGATTGTTTCATAGTAATTCTTCTTACATCATACGCCAAATGTGCCAATGATTTTGTGATGACCATCACATAAAAACTGCCGGTTAGACAATGGCAATGAACGAAGATAATACACCCGTAATATGTTAAAAAGCACCTTCCTAGTCGGAAGGTGCCTCTATTTTCAACAATTTAGGGATTGGCATGTGCTCTTTGATATCATTTTAATCATTTCCTCAACTAGAGAAGGAACTTCTTCGAATGCGCTTTTCATGTGCAGCCGCTCTGTCCGTTTATGGGCATCCTTTCCAAAAGGACCGACATTTAAGACAGGTGCACGCAGCTGGGTCATTGCATCAAAAGGTATGCAATAACTGCTTCCCCATACTGGCGTATTTCCTTTAAAGGCAGTCCACCCTTCCCCTTCATCCTGGTAGTTAACATAGCTTAAGTCACTTATACCATTGAAATAATGAACCTGTTTTACAGGTAAATGAAATTTTTCTTGTCCTTTTTCCTTAATAAATTCGACACAACTCTTAACGAGGTCATCTTTAGAAGAATTTACCGCCGGATAATAGGGAGGTGCATAGATTAAGACAATGGCAGGTGCCAGCTCCTGGCATTCTATCATCAGACTGTCAGCTATCCGCAATGATTTCTCTCGGTCATCCCATTTAGGATTAGCCTGAACTTGAGCCTTTATCTCCTCCACAAACTGGTGGCCAAACTTACGAATCGTATGAGTTTGTAAATCCTCATAACGCAAAACACGTACTTCACCAATCGGCTCCACGGACTGTTTCAAACAAACCTCTTTATATGCCTGATTGCATGCCCCAGCTGAATCTATGGCAACTCTTTCAAATATCTCCATGATTTCTTCAGCATTCCTTTTCATTAAAAACACGTTGTACAATGCTGCAGAACGATATGGCGTTTGAGTTGAATATTCAAGCCGTAAGTCTTTTTGCTGAAGGGTAACTGGTAGCGGCGTGGTTTCACCGTTCACTTTTTCCTGGAGGCTCATATTCCACTCCATCCGCTGCGTCAAAAATGAAGCAATATATGGTGCAGTAATGCCACTTAGCGGTTCGCCTACATGTGTTTCTTTTCCATAGAAAAGCGCGGAAGGCATGATTTTTCCTATCGACCCGGAATAAACATAAAAGCTTCTGTCTCCAGGTTCCTGAGTAAATACCGGCTCTCCATTTAGGAACAGTTTATAGCTTATATTATGCTTGTCTTTTAATTCCAGGAGTTTCGTAACAGCTGCCCGCATTCCTGATGAATTCACCTCTTCATCAGGTACTGTCAGCAGAAGAAGATTAATCGGCCATTTCTCAACCGTTGCTTTTTCCAATAATCCCATATGCATGGCGAGCCCCATCTTCATGTCCATAGTGCCCCGTCCAAACAAATATTCACCAGATTTGAGATCCTTTTGTGCATCAACTTGCAGCTCATCAATTCTATTTAATAGTAATTTCGTCAATTCTTCGGGCTGGTAGGCATATTCCTCCAGGTCCCCATACTCTTCTGTATTTACTGTATCAAAATGACTTAGTAAAACAATCGTTTCCTCTGTATCTCCCTTATATAAACCTGTTAAGAACCGCCGCCCCATATCAGCCTCATGTAGTCCCAAATGGCTGGGATTCTCCTGAAAATATTGCAATTCCTGAAGTTTAGCTTGAACCTTGCCAGGAAACTCCCGCTCCCCCTCAGTTAACGTCATACTTCTCCAGCTTACCAATTCACACAATAACCCCCGCAGCCTATCCGGTGTTCCCCACCTAAGATGTTCCATAATTCATTACCCCTTTACATTCCAATTCCAATTATGCCCTTACAAATGGAGTGTCCGCCTGAGGTGGACACTGTCCACGAGCGGTGCCTGTCACCATTGTTTTTATCCTTTTAAATTCGAATCTGCATTTGCTTTGTTTTGTTTGTTTTTGATGTAGTAGAAGATATAGCATATTGCTAGGAATCCTAGTCCGATGAGGAGCCCTATTAGCTGTGTCGGGTCAAATGCCAGGAATATTAGGATAGATACGCAGAATACGATACATACGATCGGGATTAATGGATAAAATGGTACTTTGTATTCCAGATCCTCTAGTTTTCCACCCCCACGAAGGTACTTACGTCGGAACATTAACTGCGACAGGGCAATACCAATCCAGGAAATGGTCACGGAAATACCGGCAACAGACATCAAGAGAACGAATACCGTATCTGCGGCAATAAAACTTGTCAGTAGTGATAATAGCGAGAAGATCATCGTAAAAACAAGAGCTGTAAAGGGAACCTTCCGTTTTGAAAGTTTTCCTAACACTTTTGGAGCCATTCCCTCATGAGCCATGGCCCACAAAAGACGGGTGGATGCATAAATACAAGAGTTCCCCACTGATAATATCGCTGTCAGGATAACAAAGTTCATGATATCCGGTGCGAAAGGAATTCCAGCCAAATCCATTAAAGTAACGAATGGGCTCTCAAGTAACCCGAGTTCCTCGGATGGAAAAATTGCTGATAAGATAATAATAGAGGCCAAATAAAAGACAATGATTCTAAATAACACATTGCGAATTGCACGAGGGATATTCTTAGAGGGCTCTTCACTCTCTCCGGCAGCAATCCCAATTAATTCAGATCCCTGGTAAGAAAAAATAACATTCATCATCGTCACAAAGAGAATCGCAATTCCGGCTGGAAATAGACCAGATGGAGCTAGATTGTCTAATAATGGGGCAGGTCTGCCTTCAAGAGGAATAATTCCAAATATGGCTCCGGCACCAATAATAATAAAGAAGATAACAGCTAATACCTTTATACCAGCAAACCAGTATTCCGCCTCTGCGAAACCTCTTGTTGTTAAGGCATTAAGTCCGAATAATAGCAGGATAAAGACTGCACACCATATCCAAACGGAAACATCAGGGAACCACCTTTGCATGAGGATACCGGCTGCTGTGAACTCTACACCTGCCGTAGTGGCCGACCCGATAAAGTACATCCATCCTAAAGAAAATCCGGCAGAAGGGCTAATGAATTTACTTGCATAGGTCTGAAAAGAACCTGTTACAGGCATATGGACGGCGAGCTCTCCTAGGCAGACCATAACGAGGTACAAAATGATTCCGCCAAATATATACCCAACAAGTGCACCGCCCGCTCCAGACTGGTTAATTGTATAACCAGCATTTAAAAACAATCCCGTTCCAATAACTCCCCCTAATGAAAGCATAAATAAATGCCTGCGCTTCATGGAACGGTTTAATTGATTTTCCTGACTCACCTGATTAACTGTTTCCATTACCTCTCCCACCTCTCTTAAAATAGCTTTACCCCTCTATTTAATTAAAATCGCAGTGACAAGCAGCTTAATCCCCCGTCCTGTTTACGAAACTCTGACATCTCGAGTTCAATCGTTTGATAGCCTGCTTCATTAATTTTTTGTTTTGTTACAGGATAACCTGCAGGTATGATGACATAATCATTCACACGAATACAATTTGCAGCGTATTCTTCTTCAGGAGGAACAACTATTTTTTGATAGTTATTAAACTCCGGATGATCAATAAACTCCCCTGCGACAACAATCGTCTGATTACCTAAATAGGTAATACCTGTTTTTAAATGAAAGAATTTTTCCAACTCAATAATAGTACTTTTGTATCCTTCTAATTTTAAAATTGTTTTTAATTGCACGGCACCATCATGGTTAGTTCTGGCAGAAATTCCTATATAAAAATGATCTTCAATTTGCAGGATATCTCCCCCATCAAGCGTTCCCGGTGCCTTAATATAATAAATAGATTCATAGAAAGACTGGATTACAGGTTCCATTTCATGGATTTCTCCATTCCGTGAAAGTGCTCCTGGATTAGAGATGACAGCAAACTTTGGAGTCAGTACCGCTGTATCTTCTACAAAAGTTGAATCCGGAAACTCGATATTACTAGGGAGAATAGTTACCTCTGTTCCACATTTCTTTAACGCCTCAATATACGCTTGATGCTGATCCAATGCTTTTTCAAAAATAGGTCTTCCTAAATCGGAAGTGGTTAAGCCATTAATATAGCTTTCACTCGGTATTTTAACAATCGTATTATTAAACAAGGTCTTATCCTCCTTTTTTATACTCTTACTACTGGACATGTAAGACATGTTGGTCCCCCCGTTCCCAAATAAGATATTTCATTTCCTTCATATTCATAGACAGTTGCTCCCGCTTCAAGCAGGTGCCCCTTTGTTGACGGATTCCCCGAAACCATTACGCAGACTCTTGGTGCTAATGCAAGAACATTGCAGCCAAGCAGGTGGTACTCTTCATCAGGTACCTCTATTAATTGAAAGCCTCGCTTGATTAGCAGCTGCCGAAGGAATACCGGCATGAGTCTTGAATAAACTACTGCCAGATCTTCGTCTACAATACTAATAAATGACATAAGATGAAGACATTCTTCTTCCCCCTGGTCATGAGGCAATTGAACAACGATACATTCGTCAACCATATCCTTTGTCATTTCCTGGATCTGCCTGATGGCTTCATCATTCGTCCGATAACCGCGTCCAATCAATAATGTACGGTCATCGAGCCAGACGAGGTCTCCTCCATCAGCCATCGCATCCCCTGTTAGTTCTCCTACTATAGGAATGTTCTTTTCCAGTAAAAATTGTTTGTAAGCCTCAGCCTCAGGCTGGCGCAGCTTTTTCCCTGATTTTAAAATAATTGCCCCATTTTTCGTAAACTTCACAGGGTCGTGGGCATAAATCGAGTCTAATCCAACTGTCTCTGAAACAGGTAAAAATTCAATTTCAGCAACATGTTCTTTAATAATTGCATGGAACTTTTCAAATTCATTTTGTGCCTTTATGTAGTCCGGTTCATTGATGTAGTTAAACTTTTTCCATTCATTCCTTAAATGCTCTTGACTGATAAAAGCATGCTTAGGATGTTTTAAAATAACCTTGTTAAGATTTTTGTGCATCGAAGATAACAAGTTTCATCAAACCTCCTTTTTTCCGCATAGTGGAAAACATTTTCTTTTAATGGAAACTCTTACTATGATATTATAAAAAGTAGAAAAGCATGTCAATATATTTCGAATTTACTGATTAATTAATTTATAGGGGTTGATTAAAATGCAAACCATTGACCGTGCTATGCAAGTAATAAAAGTCTTATCGGAAAGTGATAGTAAAAAGTGGTTTTCAATTACAGACTTATCCAAGGAATGTGACTTGCCTGTCAGTACCATGCACCGTCTGCTACAATCCTTAATAAAGCACGGATTAATTCAGCAGGACCCGAACCTCAAACTTTATTCAATGGGGTATACTTGGCTTGAATATGGTTTACAGATGTATGATACCTTTGATTTTGTCGGGCTAATCCGCCCTGAAATGGAGAAATTAATGCATGAGGTAGAAGAAAGTGTTTATTTTAGTAAGCCCATAGGCTTAGAAGCTATCGTTGTGGAAAGAATCGATTGCCCACATAACCCAATCCGGATTTATGATCAACTGGGAATCAGAATCCCAATGAATATTGGGGCAGCAAACAAAGTCATGCTGGCACATATGCATAAGGACGAAGCAGGAAAAATCATCAATAGTTTAATTCCAAAAGATGAAAGGAAGTCCTTTTTGAATCTGCTAAATACAATTCGCCAAAAAGGCTATGGAGAGAGCCATGGAGAAAGAACAAAAGGTACCTCCGCTGTCGCAGCTCCAATATTTAATCACACCAACGAATTAATCGGTGCATTAAGCATTGGTTACGTAACCTTCAACCAAACAGACGAAAAACAACAGTTATTTATCGAAAAAGTTATCCAAACCGCAATGCGCATTTCTGTAAAACTTGGGAGTAAACTTAATATTTATTCAGAAAAAAGATATTAACAATGGGCAGGTCCTAAAAAAACACTCTTCCGATAATCGGAAAGAGTGTTTTTTGTTTCATTATGAATCCAGACTGAGAAATTAACAGTGTATTGCAAAAAGGTTTTAAGGACAAAACTAGATACGGAGAAAAGAAGCAATCAGCCGAAAAAACTGAAAAAGAAGAATCGATGGCGAAAGGGAAGAACGGGTGATTCAAGCAAGTGAAAATGGTATTCCAGGAGGAATCGTAATGACAAAGAAAGAGGTACTTAAATTACTAGTACTCATTGAATCGGTTTATTCCAACTGCATCCTCAAGGACGAGACGGTTTTGCAATGGTTCGAATCTTGTTCAGAAATGGACTTTGACAAGGTGATGGCGAAGTTGAAACATCACATACGAAAAAGCCCTTTTCCACCTGCGATTACTGACATTGCTGTATTTTCATATGAAGAAAATGATTTTCCAGATACATTACAAGAATGGATGAAGATAGGACGGGAGAGAATTGAACCCGAACATAACCATACCGAACGAATAATCATACCTGCCTGGCTTGCCGAATACTCGATAAGGAAAACTGTTTGAAAACCCCTAAACTAATTCAACTTCGTCGACTTATATTAATTTCATATTCAGATTTCTGATGTCTTGAAACGTATTTATTATTCGTTACCCAGAAACGCCAAGGATAATCTCTGGCTTCACCGGAGTTATCGATTCCAATCCTTTTTCCGACTGATATGCTTTCCCGAATAAACCCTTTGGCTATATATAAAGGTGGGAGCGTGAGTGAACTCCCATAGTCTTCCATTGAAATGCCCAATGATTTAGTCAGTTTTCCAGGACCGTTTGTTAGATTTTTCAGGTCATCAATACCTCTTCTGCTTTTCATAAGTTCGATCCCGTAACGAGGTTCCAACGCGCGGATCAAAACAGCCTCCGGTTTTTTTTCACCGCCGCTGACCACATTAAAAAGGCAATGTGTATGCATCAGATATGTATAGGAAAGGCCGGAACTTTGGAACATAACCTCAGTCCTTGCCGTCCGCCGGTTATTATAGCTATGTGCAGCCCTATCACCGGGACCTATGTATGCCTCTGTTTCTACAATATATCCTGCAGCCATTCCCTGAGGTGTTTCTTTTACAAGGAGACATCCTAGCAATGCCTTTGCTAGTTCAAGTGTGGGCTGTTCATAAAATTCCTGGGGTAGTGGAATGATTTCTTTAAGAAATTCTTGCAATTCTGATGCC from Neobacillus sp. CF12 encodes:
- a CDS encoding arginine deiminase family protein, with the translated sequence MHKNLNKVILKHPKHAFISQEHLRNEWKKFNYINEPDYIKAQNEFEKFHAIIKEHVAEIEFLPVSETVGLDSIYAHDPVKFTKNGAIILKSGKKLRQPEAEAYKQFLLEKNIPIVGELTGDAMADGGDLVWLDDRTLLIGRGYRTNDEAIRQIQEMTKDMVDECIVVQLPHDQGEEECLHLMSFISIVDEDLAVVYSRLMPVFLRQLLIKRGFQLIEVPDEEYHLLGCNVLALAPRVCVMVSGNPSTKGHLLEAGATVYEYEGNEISYLGTGGPTCLTCPVVRV
- a CDS encoding BMP family ABC transporter substrate-binding protein, with protein sequence MKKRNVGMGLALVLAAGTLLGACGKSDESTAKGADSKNNFSVAMVTDIGGVDDKSFNQSSWEGLENFGNENGLQKGKDGYDYLQSNSDADYTTNLNRLVREGFDLVYAIGFLMPAAVEEIANQQKDAKFAIVDAEVKLPNVASILFKEQEAGFLAGIAAAKTTKSNHIGFIGGMEIPVVERFELGFIAGVKAAKPEVKVDVQYAGAFDKAEVGQAIASKMYSSGADVLFHASGATGVGIFKEANDRKTNDPDKDFWVIGVDRDQADMGPDVVLTSALKRVDVAVKNLATKTKEGNFPGGEVALFGLAEDGVGLAAINANAANKAEIDASVNEWVEKIKSGTVKVPETREELNTFNPQ
- a CDS encoding AEC family transporter, with protein sequence MNQEFLYIIIIIAFGYLLKKLNILQEKDGEVISKIIFKITLPALVLVTFDSVKIETSLILLPVIVLVYGIITALLGLFFFKNEERELKGSLLMLSSGFNVGLFAFPLVYAIWGIEGLTYFSMFDVGASFVVFGISFILGSYFSAEGLTLNPLEILKKLCKSIPLMTYIIASILNFSHIQLPDTIINVASTISGANIPLSLLLLGLFLNFKFDKQFIKPMLKFLTFRYGLGLTVGLVLYFILPYDIMLRSTILIGLLLPVAASALTFAVEFRYSSTSTRFIATMSNITILVSIVILYIFANFIL
- a CDS encoding PfkB family carbohydrate kinase — protein: MPEKMNEKEQIILDLIRKNPYVSQQELAEILGLSRPSIANLISGLIKKGNILGRAYILSETQPVICIGGANIDRKFHVKEKAQLGTSNPIYTTQNAGGVARNIAENLGRLGMEVSLISTSGLDSDWSFIAESSSLYMNLDTVTQFPEKSTGSYTAVLDVNGELIIALADMEVYEAITPDLLLKNDSLLSRSKCIIVDLNCPKETIQFLCQFAKNHHLPIVLIPVSSPKMSRLPDDLDGVTWLITNRDESETYFNIAIGNEEEWKNAIDKWLSLGISNVVITNGKKGSMVGNKEEGIFHVPSIEVKEVVDVTGAGDAFSSAVIYSWLEGKTLNEIAKAGSMNASKTLQSPYTVRQELSAVQLQKDMEELL
- a CDS encoding DMT family transporter, translated to MKTWHYALLVLLGGCCYGALSTFVKLAYSAGFTSAEVTGSQFLMGTLLIWLVALFSKKKKLTMPKIGKLLISGIPLGLTSLFYYQSLQSLNASLAIIFLFQFVWIGSLFEWFFYKKKPTMGKLISIGILVIGSIFASGIIAEGSGEMSWQGTLWGMLSAITYTTFIFVSSSVEKDTPVVQKSALFTTGGMITVFILSPPTQLLHLPVLMEIAPYGFYLGLLGVVLPPLLFTIGMPYVGPGLGTILTSSELPIAVILSSLVLSEQVSASQWLGVILILGGIVVGNLKISKKKMKKYAVLEKESTT
- a CDS encoding hemerythrin domain-containing protein, producing MTIESSNIVLCAPLQQLMDEHVSLRKDMDHFYEITEEIEFESGLAVVQLFAKLHERVSAFAIELNAHSKREDEGLFPMMARRLNENDKTIEVMEQEHEKAEQHLQDFLTEAEQAGNSMDENAAQWITVYAVQAYATLTQHFAKEEKVLFPLAEKILSEYEKEELERLFLVR
- a CDS encoding M20/M25/M40 family metallo-hydrolase yields the protein MEHLRWGTPDRLRGLLCELVSWRSMTLTEGEREFPGKVQAKLQELQYFQENPSHLGLHEADMGRRFLTGLYKGDTEETIVLLSHFDTVNTEEYGDLEEYAYQPEELTKLLLNRIDELQVDAQKDLKSGEYLFGRGTMDMKMGLAMHMGLLEKATVEKWPINLLLLTVPDEEVNSSGMRAAVTKLLELKDKHNISYKLFLNGEPVFTQEPGDRSFYVYSGSIGKIMPSALFYGKETHVGEPLSGITAPYIASFLTQRMEWNMSLQEKVNGETTPLPVTLQQKDLRLEYSTQTPYRSAALYNVFLMKRNAEEIMEIFERVAIDSAGACNQAYKEVCLKQSVEPIGEVRVLRYEDLQTHTIRKFGHQFVEEIKAQVQANPKWDDREKSLRIADSLMIECQELAPAIVLIYAPPYYPAVNSSKDDLVKSCVEFIKEKGQEKFHLPVKQVHYFNGISDLSYVNYQDEGEGWTAFKGNTPVWGSSYCIPFDAMTQLRAPVLNVGPFGKDAHKRTERLHMKSAFEEVPSLVEEMIKMISKSTCQSLNC
- a CDS encoding arginine deiminase family protein, with the translated sequence MSYMSSSKSIKKEDKTLFNNTIVKIPSESYINGLTTSDLGRPIFEKALDQHQAYIEALKKCGTEVTILPSNIEFPDSTFVEDTAVLTPKFAVISNPGALSRNGEIHEMEPVIQSFYESIYYIKAPGTLDGGDILQIEDHFYIGISARTNHDGAVQLKTILKLEGYKSTIIELEKFFHLKTGITYLGNQTIVVAGEFIDHPEFNNYQKIVVPPEEEYAANCIRVNDYVIIPAGYPVTKQKINEAGYQTIELEMSEFRKQDGGLSCLSLRF
- a CDS encoding amino acid permease, producing the protein METVNQVSQENQLNRSMKRRHLFMLSLGGVIGTGLFLNAGYTINQSGAGGALVGYIFGGIILYLVMVCLGELAVHMPVTGSFQTYASKFISPSAGFSLGWMYFIGSATTAGVEFTAAGILMQRWFPDVSVWIWCAVFILLLFGLNALTTRGFAEAEYWFAGIKVLAVIFFIIIGAGAIFGIIPLEGRPAPLLDNLAPSGLFPAGIAILFVTMMNVIFSYQGSELIGIAAGESEEPSKNIPRAIRNVLFRIIVFYLASIIILSAIFPSEELGLLESPFVTLMDLAGIPFAPDIMNFVILTAILSVGNSCIYASTRLLWAMAHEGMAPKVLGKLSKRKVPFTALVFTMIFSLLSLLTSFIAADTVFVLLMSVAGISVTISWIGIALSQLMFRRKYLRGGGKLEDLEYKVPFYPLIPIVCIVFCVSILIFLAFDPTQLIGLLIGLGFLAICYIFYYIKNKQNKANADSNLKG